In the Pelmatolapia mariae isolate MD_Pm_ZW unplaced genomic scaffold, Pm_UMD_F_2 NODE_ptg000435l+_length_58194_cov_1, whole genome shotgun sequence genome, one interval contains:
- the LOC134623147 gene encoding zinc finger protein 98-like isoform X1: MTSTQKDQHGARSQRSQEADKPHRRKREKTYSCDECGKDFTQAGHLKAHQLTHSGVKPYTSDLCGKSFTQAETLKTHRVIHSRVKGYTCDLCGKSFTQAGSLKKHQLIHSGVKAYSCELCGKSFTLAGNLKIHQLIHSGVKPYSCELCGKSFTQAGSLKKHQLIHSGVKAYSCELCGKSFTQAGSLKKHQLIHSGVKAYSCELCGKSFTLAQSLKTHQVLHSGVKPYSCELCGKSFTQAAHLESHQLIHSGFKPYSCELCGKSFTQAGGLKRHQLIHSGVKPYNCDLCGKPFTLAQSLKTHQLIHSGVKAYSCELCGKSFTQAGDFKRHQLIHSGVKPYSCDLCGKSFQYPHQLKKHQQIHTRK, encoded by the exons atgacttcaacacaaaaa gaccaacatggagcgagaagtcagcgctctcaggaggccgacaaacctcacagaagaaagcgagagaaaacctacagctgtgatgagtgtgggaaggattttacccaggctggacaCTTAAAAGCTCACCAACTCACCCACAGTGGAGTCAAACCTTACACCtctgacttgtgtggaaagtcttttacccaggctgaaaccttaaaaacacaccGAGTCATCCACAGTAGAGTTAAAGGTTACacctgtgacttgtgtggaaagtcttttacccaggctggaagcttaaaaaaacaccaactcatccacagtggagttaaagcttacagctgtgaattgtgtggaaagtcttttaccctggctggaaacttaaaaatacACCAACttatccacagtggagttaaaccttacagctgtgagttgtgtggaaagtcttttacccaggctggaagcttaaaaaaacaccaactcatccacagtggagttaaagcttacagctgtgagttgtgtggaaagtcttttacccaggctggaagcttaaaaaaacaccaactcatccacagtggagttaaagcttacagctgtgagttgtgtggaaagtcttttaccctggctcaaagcctaaaaacacaccaagtcttacacagtggagttaaaccttacagctgtgagttgtgtggaaagtcttttacccaggctgcaCACTTAGAAtctcaccaactcatccacagtggatttaaaccttacagctgtgagttgtgtggaaagtcttttacccaggctggcggcttaaaaagacaccaactcatccacagtggagttaaaccttacaacTGTGACCTGTGTGGAAAGCCTTTTACCCTGGCTCAAAGCCTAAAAACTCACCAActaatccacagtggagttaaagcttacagctgtgagttgtgtggaaagtcttttacccaggctggagacttcaaaagacaccaactcatccacagtggagttaaaccttacagctgtgacttgtgtggaaagtcttttcaATATCCACATCAgctgaaaaaacaccaacagatccacaccagaaagtaa